In a single window of the Campylobacter iguaniorum genome:
- a CDS encoding DNA polymerase III subunit gamma/tau, with protein MKALALKYRPKSFDELIGQDIVASSLSHALNSGRLGHAYLFSGLRGSGKTSSARIFAKALLCEAGVSAHPCETCENCKMANEGRHMDIIEMDAASHRKIDDIRELIEHTKYSPSSARFKIFIIDEVHMLTREAFNALLKTLEEPPEYVKFILATTDPLKLPATILSRTQHFRFKPISKNDIVKHLEFIMNKEGIPFEPKALEILSRSGSGSLRDTLTLLDQAIIFSRESVTQKAVTDMLGLLDPDQIEKIINVISSRDKNELLALLRELSGSDAELIIDELIINLKDKFINQNSEFSLLVFERFFRVLSEAKSMLSLGSDPEFTLYVALFMMLEAFNLTDINDAINENLAPKTTSISSVLTPKPAQIIPQKPAQKSPYEMFVAGIYDRDYELGKCFDECIEFVEYKDGTLVLSSSASGQNQEILRKSSKIIMEILKKSFSQTAKIQIKKADDTPKTNEEKVNDAMQKLLATSTNLEVNKKDIEPANLEVSSEEIKPVNLEANLQNTPAKEPAKISLDNIKNDESSNIKSNIKELSRLFGEPEIIRNSDN; from the coding sequence TTGAAAGCCTTAGCACTCAAATATCGCCCAAAAAGCTTTGATGAGCTTATCGGTCAAGATATCGTAGCTAGTAGTTTATCTCACGCACTAAACTCAGGCAGACTCGGTCATGCTTACCTTTTTTCTGGGCTTAGAGGAAGTGGCAAGACAAGCAGTGCTAGGATATTTGCTAAGGCGTTGCTGTGTGAAGCTGGAGTGAGTGCTCATCCATGTGAGACTTGCGAAAACTGCAAAATGGCAAACGAAGGTCGCCATATGGATATCATCGAAATGGACGCCGCAAGCCACCGCAAAATCGACGATATAAGAGAGCTTATAGAACACACCAAATACTCTCCATCAAGTGCTAGATTTAAGATATTTATCATAGATGAAGTTCATATGCTTACTCGTGAAGCATTTAACGCTCTTCTAAAAACCCTCGAAGAGCCACCAGAATATGTCAAATTTATCCTTGCGACAACTGATCCGCTCAAGCTTCCAGCGACCATACTTTCAAGGACACAGCACTTTAGATTTAAGCCTATAAGCAAAAATGACATTGTCAAGCACCTTGAGTTTATTATGAATAAAGAGGGTATTCCTTTTGAGCCAAAAGCACTTGAAATCCTTTCAAGAAGTGGTTCTGGAAGCCTTAGAGATACTCTGACTTTGCTTGATCAAGCCATCATATTCTCACGTGAGTCAGTCACCCAAAAAGCAGTCACTGATATGCTTGGCCTCCTTGATCCAGACCAGATAGAAAAAATCATAAATGTCATATCTTCAAGAGATAAAAACGAGCTTTTAGCACTTTTAAGAGAGCTTAGTGGTAGCGACGCAGAGCTCATCATAGACGAGCTTATAATAAATTTGAAAGATAAATTTATCAACCAAAATTCAGAGTTTAGTTTGCTTGTTTTTGAGAGATTTTTTAGAGTTTTATCAGAAGCAAAAAGTATGCTAAGTCTTGGCAGTGACCCTGAATTTACCCTTTATGTAGCGTTATTTATGATGCTTGAAGCATTTAATCTAACAGATATAAACGACGCTATCAATGAAAATTTAGCTCCAAAAACGACTTCTATAAGCAGCGTTTTAACACCAAAACCAGCCCAAATAATACCTCAAAAACCAGCCCAAAAATCTCCTTATGAGATGTTTGTAGCTGGGATTTATGATAGAGATTATGAGCTTGGAAAGTGCTTTGATGAGTGCATAGAGTTTGTGGAATACAAAGATGGTACACTTGTTTTAAGCTCAAGTGCAAGCGGGCAAAATCAAGAGATCTTGAGAAAATCATCTAAGATAATCATGGAAATTCTCAAAAAATCATTTAGTCAAACCGCCAAAATCCAAATCAAAAAAGCTGATGATACCCCAAAGACAAATGAAGAAAAAGTAAACGACGCTATGCAAAAGCTTTTGGCAACGTCTACAAATTTAGAAGTAAATAAAAAAGATATAGAACCTGCAAATTTAGAAGTAAGCAGCGAAGAAATAAAGCCAGTAAATTTAGAAGCAAATTTGCAAAATACACCAGCAAAAGAACCAGCTAAAATCAGCTTAGATAATATCAAAAACGATGAAAGCTCCAATATAAAATCAAATATAAAAGAGCTTTCAAGACTATTTGGCGAACCTGAAATTATAAGAAATAGCGATAATTAA